The Agromyces hippuratus genome has a window encoding:
- a CDS encoding ROK family transcriptional regulator, which translates to MPRLPRSLVSGDVRRHNLALVLEHLVRSGPSARSEIAEATGLTRGSITALATALTKAGVLRETDPIASGNGRPITRLELAASDLAILVAQVDADSATALLATIAGDELYRASERHGRPMGNPDAVLDVLAIVVADALAAAIELRRRVVELPIVVFAPVGGEPPVVLTDTDLGWGEVDVIGGLRSRLASLPGPVSLESDAWLAALAERSVLSSTESMLYIKSNSGIGGAILLEGRLVEGAHGVGGALGHIVIVPDGELCDCGQHGCLVTVAGPDVLLERAGLADLVAERGLAAAIDELSSQIAAGATPAAAAWDDALPWIARSLQVLSMATDPEAIVIGGFWAAHTASIEQAFRANRPTLAGPREGAPAIPAVVAGRLGADAALLGATWAARDRLLADPGRLGV; encoded by the coding sequence ATGCCCCGGCTGCCTCGCTCGCTCGTCTCCGGCGATGTGCGTCGACACAACCTCGCATTGGTGCTCGAGCACCTCGTGCGCTCCGGCCCGAGCGCGCGCAGCGAGATCGCCGAGGCGACCGGGCTCACCCGGGGTTCCATCACCGCGCTCGCGACTGCGCTGACCAAGGCCGGCGTGCTGCGCGAGACGGACCCGATCGCGAGCGGCAACGGCCGACCGATCACCAGACTCGAGCTCGCAGCATCCGATCTCGCCATCCTCGTCGCCCAGGTCGACGCCGACAGCGCGACGGCGTTGCTCGCGACCATCGCCGGCGACGAGCTCTACCGGGCCTCCGAACGGCACGGCCGCCCGATGGGCAACCCAGACGCGGTGCTCGACGTGCTCGCAATTGTGGTCGCCGATGCACTGGCCGCCGCCATCGAGCTCCGTCGCCGAGTAGTCGAGCTGCCGATCGTCGTCTTCGCGCCGGTCGGCGGCGAACCGCCCGTCGTGCTCACCGACACCGATCTCGGATGGGGCGAAGTCGATGTCATCGGCGGATTGCGTTCGCGCCTTGCGTCGCTTCCCGGGCCGGTGAGCCTCGAGTCCGACGCCTGGCTCGCCGCACTCGCAGAACGCTCGGTGCTCTCGAGCACCGAGAGCATGCTCTACATCAAGAGCAACTCGGGCATCGGCGGCGCCATCCTCTTGGAGGGACGACTCGTCGAAGGTGCGCACGGAGTGGGCGGGGCGCTCGGCCACATCGTCATCGTGCCCGACGGCGAGCTCTGCGACTGCGGCCAGCACGGATGCCTCGTGACCGTCGCCGGCCCCGACGTGCTGCTCGAACGGGCCGGCCTCGCCGACCTCGTGGCCGAGCGCGGCCTCGCCGCGGCGATCGACGAGCTCTCGTCGCAGATCGCTGCCGGAGCGACACCCGCCGCCGCCGCGTGGGACGACGCCCTGCCGTGGATCGCGCGTTCACTCCAGGTGCTCTCGATGGCGACCGACCCCGAAGCCATCGTCATCGGCGGGTTCTGGGCAGCGCACACCGCATCGATCGAGCAGGCGTTCCGAGCGAATCGTCCGACGCTCGCCGGACCACGTGAGGGCGCTCCTGCAATCCCCGCCGTGGTG
- a CDS encoding TetR/AcrR family transcriptional regulator, whose protein sequence is MARRGSYAKGVAKREEILTTALDVIARNGYRRTSVRELAEAVGLSQAGLLHYFSSKEELFQEILRKRDQVDAAAFDIEVAQPIEVFFEVIRHNSEVPGLVQLYAQLSTEAGDADHPAHEFFVERYVQFRALFGGMLRDEQAAGRLDPDLDIERIGNLFLAAADGLQTQWMLDPSIDMAEHVAYLWHLITRKA, encoded by the coding sequence ATGGCACGCAGAGGTTCATACGCGAAGGGCGTCGCGAAGCGCGAGGAGATCCTCACCACGGCGCTCGACGTCATCGCGCGCAACGGCTACCGGCGCACGAGCGTGCGCGAACTCGCCGAAGCCGTGGGCCTCAGCCAGGCCGGGCTGCTCCACTACTTCTCGTCGAAGGAGGAGCTCTTCCAGGAGATCCTCCGCAAACGCGACCAGGTCGACGCCGCCGCGTTCGACATCGAGGTCGCGCAGCCGATCGAGGTGTTCTTCGAGGTGATCCGGCACAACAGCGAGGTTCCAGGCCTCGTGCAGCTCTACGCCCAGCTTTCGACCGAGGCCGGCGATGCCGACCACCCGGCCCACGAGTTCTTCGTCGAGCGCTACGTGCAGTTCCGCGCCCTGTTCGGCGGCATGCTCCGCGACGAGCAGGCAGCCGGCCGACTCGACCCCGACCTCGACATCGAGCGCATCGGCAACCTCTTCCTCGCGGCCGCCGACGGCCTGCAGACCCAGTGGATGCTCGACCCCTCGATCGACATGGCCGAGCACGTCGCCTACCTCTGGCACCTCATCACGCGCAAGGCCTGA